CCTGTGCATGGggtggtgctgtgctggtgttgCCCCCGCGGGCGCGGCAGTGGCGGCCCCGGGCGGGGGTCGCGGGTCCGGCGGGGGTCGCCGCTGCGGCCGCGGCGTTTCGTAACGCGGAGCTCCCCCGAGCCCCTCGCGGGCTCCGATTggccgggcgggggcgggggcggggccgcgggcggGGGGGCCGCGCTCCGGGCCCGGGGTGAAGGTGAGCTGGAGGGCGGGCCGGGAGGAGCCATTTTGTGCCGCCGCCTCCGGCCCCGCGGGGCTTGGGTTGGGGCGCGTTGTTCCCAAGGGGCCGAGCCGTGCTCGCGGCAGCTCCCCCGGGTTGCGGGCCCGCCCTGCAGCGCTCTCGGCTCGGGTGCCGGTGGGCAGAGCTGTTCCCGGGCCGCGCTCCATCCCGGCGGACCCTGCCCGGGGCCGGCTGTGCAGGCGGCTGTCTGAGCCCGCTGTCGGGATGGGCCGGGGCTCGGTTCCTGGTTTAGGTTGTTTTGACAAAATCGGTGGAGGACTgtgactttttgtttgtttcccatacaTGAGCAACACTAAGCAGTGTACTTTTCCCCCCCGTCCTTCTGTGCCTTCGCCAGTGGTGTGTGCCCTTCTCAGGGGCTGTTGCACTTACGCAGATCTTCGCTTACCTGAAGATTTCTGCACAGTTCAGAGGTGTTCCTTTTCGcctcttgttttggttttgttttactcAATAATCGTGACTCTCACGTCCAGATCAGTTCCTGTTTTTTTGCTGAGTGACGTTTGAGGGCATTCAGGGGTTGTTTTTGTGTGTCATTAGCTTGGATAACTACTGAATTCTGgcattctttctctttttaaatcgTGTCTTTGAATAAAAACCTTCTATGGTGCAATTAACTCCTTATCGTGTCAATCAGCTCCATCACTGAATTCTTGTTTACTAGTTACTCCATGTTCTCATAAATTTCATCTTAGGCATTCAAATCCTCAATTTTTCTTGTAGAACAagaataattttggtttttacAAAAGTGCTTTTAAACCAGCAACTTCCTGGTTCTTCTTGTATATCAAAGACAAAAGGGAAATAAACGTGTTTGTTTTTTGCTCGAGGGAAAGgttaccctttttttttcttctctcttcctttaaaaacaaaaagaccaCGTGTTGTGGTTTAGCCAGTGAGCTGCAGTTCATACTCTGggagtttgttttctctgccttgTTACCACCAGCCAACTGAGATGGAGCAGATCGTGTTAcctgaaaacacagaataacTAGAAGTGGCCAGCCCTGAGTTGCAGTTCCTGTGCCTGGGAATGAAAACATCGTTTCTGTTGGTTGTGTTACCTCGGGGGAGCTGTTGCTGActtgccctggggagcagcagacactgtgcccaccctgagcgagccacagggctgtgctgacacTCCTGCCCTCCCCGGGCAGCTGCCTGTTCCCAGCACCTCCTTTTCTCACTTCACAGGCGATCCAGGAGATACCCCACGCCAGGAGAGAGCGGCGAGCACGGGCTGGGCAACAAACACCTCCTCCGGCAGCAGCACAACCCCGGCCCAGCCTCAGGTACTCCCGAAACTGCACCCCGAGGGGGAGCTttgaaggcagagctggtgagGAGGTGTTACCAAAGGGCCTCGCCCCGATCCTTCTGTTccgggcccctcagttcaggaaagatattgaagTACTGGAGCGGGtctagagaagagcaacaaggctggtggagggactggagcacaagccctatggggagaggctgagggagctgggggtgtttagcctggagaagaggaggctcagaggtgacctcagcactgtctagaactacctgaagggaagttctagccaggtgggggttggtctcttctcccaggcactcagcaataggacaagggggcacgatgggctcaagctctgccaggggaaattgaagttggagatgagaaaaaacttgtttgcagagagagtgctcaggcattggaatgggctgcccagtgagggggtggattccccatccctggaggtttttaaactgagcttggccgtggcactgagtgccatgatctggtaaagggactggagttggaccaagggttggacttgatgatcttggaggtcttttccaacccagtcgattctatgattctgtgtctttgctctgctgtttgctgtcAGTTCTGTTCTGCTTGGCGGGCCAGAGGAGCTCTGTGGCACACAGGTCACACAGAACCAGCTGCCAGCtcttggcagagctgggggtgagGATTGGGGGTGAACTGCATGAGGATGTTGCAGTGGAGGAGGGAGGAGTTCAGTGCAACATAAAAGTAATTTGCATAGAAAGATTTATTGCTGGAGAGTGTCAGGGCAAACATGTTATATATCTAATTTACCTGCTTTTAAATTGGGCTCTTAGGCTATTTCAGACGAACACCTTGTGTAGACAAGCCTAAAGACAGTATAGGTGAAGGAATAGAGGAACTTGAAATTTGGGTGAAGCCAGCGCAGTTCAGAGACGTGTGTGTGCAGGTAACGACCGTGTCAGAGCCATGGCTGTGTTTGTAAAGCATTTCTAAAACATGTTGATTGGAAGTGtgaattgtttttcctttccgCTTTGTCGAATGGGCAAACTCTAATTTGCTTAAAGTCTATCCTTGCTGACCCTTGTTGAGACAAGCCATCTAGTGCTTTTTGCGATTAGATTAGATTATTAGATCTAATATTAGATTATTAGATCTTTTTGATCTAATAATTCCCAATACTTGCTGTCGGGAAAAATGcatgtttcttttgttttgtttaaacttGCTGAAGAGATTTGAGTGTTAAATTCACTAAATGACTTGTGCTTTATATTGCAGAGTCTGTAGGCCAGTAAGGTGTGTAAGTACCTCTGCACAAAGGGAAGGTGGAGGCAGGGATATCTCCCCTTGTTTCCCCCCTTGCTAAGCCCCAGGAACAGGTtcccctctgcctttcccacTTTGGGGCAGGCAGCTGGAAGGTGTCATTTGAAACCTGCCAGAGCAAGATTTGCAGGAAGGCGACACATATGTGTGATAGAGCTGAACATGTGACGTGTTACTGATAGGCCTGTGAAATTGCTTTGGTGAAGCAAACCTGCAGAAGTGATTAACTGGACAGAATTCAAGGACAGTACATTCAAAGGCAGTAAGTTCTGCAATGGagtggatttctttttcctttctagtATGTTATTTGTGAATTTACAGTATTTATCCCCTTGATTTGTTTATAAAACgtggattttctttttattcccccATTTCTTTAAACCATTAggacattaagaaaaataaatcatttgcTGACCACTAATTCTATGTTCCAAGCATAAAGACATTGCTTCCTTCAGTGTGCAGTTGTAACCCAGAGCTCTTGTTTCCATTTATTACTGATTGCATAATACAGTGCCGTCTTAGGGCTTAACTTCTCACATAATGAGAAAGATTTAATCTTGAAATTTTGTTACTTAATTGCTGTGTTTTCCCCCTTTCATGCAGTGTGTCAGGGTGTTGTTTCTGATTTCAGGTAACTTTGGTAAAGCTCTGTTTTGTGAAATTCTTCTGATTTAAATCTGTGACGTTGGAATCAAGCCTGTAGGGTTttgtatttatgttttcattgTTACAATTCTCTTTTCTGCTGCCATTCCATTATTTCTGCCCATTTTTTCATGCTAGTAGTGTGCAGTTGGCTGCAGATGAAATTCAGTGTAAGGGATAGGGGTGTTTGCAACATTGCTGTGAGGTGCTGCTGGTGTGGGTTGGATTTGTTTTGTATCCGGCTGCGTCACTAAGGGGTAAAGTCATTGTGCAATACCCTGGATGGAATATCATCTACACCTCAGACTGTCCATTTATGCCTCGTTAAGGCCTCTCTGAAGCAATCAGTTATCAGATAGACTTGTTGCAACAGTGTTTTTCAGGCATCAGAGTGACAGCTGGTCCTATTTTAAgtcaaattaaaattttgtgGGGTAAATTAGCCATACCAAGAACCTACCTTGTAAATTTGTGTAAAAAATTTTATAGGGAAAATGATAGTTTTAGAGCCTGTTTTCTCAATGAGTAAAGACACAGCACACATTCTTTCCTTGCTCTTTGTTCTGATGGTGCCTTTTAAAGGTGCTGTGTAAAAAGGCTGTTTAAAAAAAGCACGTTCATTGTGTTCTATATTAGGTGATGACGTGGCCAGTCTGGGACTGGGTAATTGCAGCTCCAAGGATGCGAGCACATCAGGAAATGAAATTGCTGTGAGGAGTTGACGTTTCCTGGCTGTGTATTCAAGGAAACTGAATATAACCTTCAtgagacttaaaaaaaatccctttataaaacttcaaaataattccatgtgtgtccttgcagaCATACAAATAAATACCACAAGCATTTGGGATTGTACCAATGTCAAGTCCAAGAGGGTGTTTTGCCCAGCCTCTTGCTGTCTCATGATTTGGTGGACATTCATCCAGTTAATTTTTAAGGTCAGAAGAGGCAAAAAGCCCTTTTGCTGCCAGCTTGGTTGATCTCACTACCTCTAACGTGCACTGTCTGCAAAGTCAGCTGCATATTCTTCACCTAGAAACTTTAATATTGGCATATGCTAACATTTGAGTGTTTGATTTTTGCAACTTCAGTGCTCTGATGGTGTGAGTGTGTGTTTGCACACTGAATGTTTACACTTGTACTTGAAACTGGAAGGTGTTCAAGCAAAATGTTTTGCTAATCATTTTTTGCCAGTAGTCCTGAGGTAACAGAAAATATCCCTCTCCTCAGCAAATTGCCCTTGGTTCTTATTTCCAGTAGTTTTACCTGTAGTTCATTCTGTGTTGTGTTCTAGCAGTTCACATTCATTTGTAATTGACTCGTAGACTATCAGTGAACTAATTTTGAGATGTTAGGAATGAAGAGGTAAAAACTTATAGTGAAAGTTATTTGTTGAGATTGCAGAATGTTATTAAACACCTGTATTATAAGACTCCATTATGGTAGACTTAATAATGAAGAGGGAGTGATTTCTcaactgcatttttatttttagaatttcaGTCTTCCCCCCACCTCCTTCTGACTAGTGCTGTTATAGTAGTACTTGGAGGCTCCAGTTGAAGTGAGGATTACGCTGAAAAAAGTGAGAAGTCCAAGCTCTGGATTTTTATCCAGGAAATCTTTGGCTTCTGCCAATCAGGTGATTTACTGGAGCTGAAATCTTGAGCTTTTTATCTTGTACACTGTGCAATGCCGGTGGTGCTGGGACATGCAGAACTTGGCATCTGGGACACCTGTTTTCTGGgtgtattttgtttttgaagTGTGGCAGATAGTgctgcactgccctgtgcagggtgTGTGGTACTTTGCCCTGTAACACCCTGTCACCTCCAAGAAAGGTCAACAATTACTCCAGTTCTTAGAGTGACCAGacaagttctggccaggtgggggttggtctcttctcccaggcactcagcaataggacaagggggcacgggctcaagctctgccaggggaaattgaaggtggatatcagaaaaaaactctttccagagagagtaatcaggcattggtctgggctgcccagagagggagtggattccccatccctggaggtttttaaactgagattggatgtggcattgagtgccatgatctggtaaagggactggagttggacttgatgatcttgaaggtctttttgAACctaatcgattctatgattctaagtatCTTGTCTAATTCTTTTGGTGAAGCTGAGACTGTGCCAGACTGAATATtgaagtgttttaatttttcagactGTAGCACCGAGAAGGAGAAACTCTGCAAATTTTTCTCAATGACTCAATAGCCAACTGATGTAACAATGGTACTAATATTGGGACGCAGACTGAATAGAGAGGATAGCGGGATACGAGACTCCCCTGCAACCAAGCGGAAGGTTTTTGAAATGGACCCAAAATCCTTGTCAGGCCCTGAGTTTTTCGACTTCTCCTCGGGCTCCTCCCACGCAGAAAGCATCCTGCAGATCTTCAATGAGTTCCGAGACAGCCGGCTGTTCACTGACGTGATTATCTGCGTGGAGGGCCGGGAGTTCCCGTGTCACCGCGCCGTGCTCTCGGCCTGCAGCAGCTACTTCAGAGCCATGTTCTGCAACGAccacagggagagcagggagatgcTGGTGGAGATCAACGGCATCTTCGCCGAAGCCATGGATTGCTTTTTGCAGTACGTGTACACGGGCAAGGTGAAAATCACCACGGAGAACGTGCAGTATCTCTTTGAAACATCGAGTCTCTTTCAGATCAGTGTTTTGCGTGATGCCTGCGCCAAGTTCCTGGAAGAGCAGCTGGATCCTTGCAACTGCCTGGGAATCCAGCGTTTCGCAGACACGCACTCGCTCAAGACACTGTTcaccaagtgcaggaattttGCGCTGCAGACATTTGAGGATGTGTCCCAGCACGAAGAAttcctggagctggggaaggatgaGCTCATTGATTACATTTGCAGCGACGAGCTGGTGATCAGCAAGGAGGAGATGGTGTTCGAGGCCGTGATGCGCTGGGTGTACCGCGCCGTGGAGCTGCGCAGGCCGGTGCTCCACGAACTGCTCACACACGTCAGGCTCCCGCTCCTGCACCCCAACTACTTCGTGCAGACTGTGGAAGTGGACCAGCTGATCCAGAATTCCCCAGAGTGCTATCAGCTGCTGCACGAAGCCCGGAGATACCATATCCTTGGAAACGAGATGATGTCTCCCAGAACTAGGCCACGCAGGTGaggaaaggttttcttttccttttttctgtagGAGAAGGACATTGTTCATTGTGCAGATGTTTGATACACACATGTCCAGAGGAAAATCTCTTGCAGATTGTTTTACTTTGCATTCTGGAGCTGCTACAGTTACTCTTCTGTACCTCCCCACTACCCACGAAGCTGTCAGGTGTCATGAGAATGTGACTTGAGTCTTTTTGCACAGATCACTGTAGTGCTATGAAATAGATGACTGTTCAGGTAAGTGAAGTTATTCTACATGCAAGGTAATATAAATAGTTTTTTAAGTTTAATGTTTGCTAGGGGAGATTTTAAGGTATTTGATACAGTAGCAGTGTCTTGAAGAGAACTTAATGTGCTGTGGCAAGGAAACCATAGcatttctcagcctttctttctGTAACAAAGTCATGTAAGTGTCCAGCACACCACAGAGGATGTGGATGGGGATATTATGTGTTCAGAGCATTTCCTTGCTGCATCAGAAATACTTCACAGATGGAGTAGCACGTATATTCATAATAGGCAGCAGAACAACAGGTTCTTAGCTGTAAAGAAaccaaatactgtatttttaaagaattatgaAACAGCTCCTGAAGTATTTCATGCTTATTCTATGACATTTTAATAATTCTGAATTCCTGCCACTTAATAATGTGTTATAGAAATAGGTGACTGAGACTGCAAGAAGAAATGAGGAAGAATCCATTAGTGGCATTTATGAGCAATGATGGTTATGaatggttcttttttttctgaaaaatattttcccagccTCATGTCAACGATACTGCCAAGATAGTTTATTGTTAACTccagctgatttaagctgtgTTTACAAAATCATGTTGCATTAAGGTGATACAATTATCTGGTCTAGACAAACAGATTGTGTTAGGAGTTACTCCTCTTTGTTTACTCTTACTCATATGTGGTTACTGTACGGTGACTGTGCAGGGAACCTCTATTTTTCTGGCAGGTGTTAAAGGCTTCcttcaggggaagaaaaaatacttGGCAATGTTTGTTTGCTCCATTAGTGGCTTTCCAGTCTTCAATCCTGCCATGAGAGAAGAAACTCTTGAACTCCTTGCAGCCCAGCTGCCAGATTTTCTAAGCTGTACAGGGCCATGGTGGAGATTCTTTGGAACTGTTTGGATCATGGCAGTTTGGAAACAAGTGTAGTGGTTGTTTCTGAGGCTGGGACCGAGGGGAGGGATCATGGGAATTCAGACAGTTGGAGGGAGACTGTGTGCTCTAGTATTTGGTGTGATGTTTATTCTGTCTGTTACTCAATTGCCTAAAGAAGGCAAATACACTCAGACCCAGCAGTTCTGTCAGTGCACGGTGTGTACGTGCTTGAGAAtctgagcagccccagagtGGTGTTCCAGTTTGCAAATGAAGTACCTTGCCTAATACAGGTGATTTCTGAAGTGTGAGGGGGTTTGTTGGTTTAATGCTGAGCTTATTAAACTGCACTGGGAATTTGAGTAGGAAGGAACAAGAGAAGTATTTTACAAAGAGGAAAACTGGCTGGCCTCCCAGCaggaattttttccccttttctatATTACATTCATGGAATAGTTCTTTGTCATTTGTTTCTGTTGCCTCTTTGTTTCTGTTGCCTATAGcaaaaagagatattttaaaacagttgcCAGGTCCCCCTTTCCCCTTGTTTTCACCACACCTTTTCTGGACATTTTGAGAGGGATTTGGAGAGAAGAGGACACTGGAGAgctgttttccttgtttcttgcTTTCCTCCAGTTTCTTTTCTATATGAACTGTTTCTGAGAGGAGACAGGCTGCAGGACAAGAAATTCCCATGCCAGTGTTTTTGTTGAAACTTCTGGAAATAAATAGTGATTGCTTGAATGCACTTAAGTGTGAAGTGGGTTCTACTTTTTTTGAAGCCAGTGAGGAGTTACCTGAagtaaataaaagtttaaaatgtgGCATAACAATTGCTCTTTGCTGCTGGGGCATCATTGACAAATGCAGGTCTTTCTGAAAGAGCTTTCCTGTTATGGACTAGTGACATCTTGAGGCTGTCCCTTCTGCTCCGTTGGAGTCTCTCCTGTCCTTTCTGGTTGTGTTGCAGAGCAGATCTCCAAGCTGAGACCAGGCAATGAGCAGTAACACAAAACAACACTGGATCTTCCTGCAGTGTGATCTGAGTTATTCTCAGATTTTTCATCTACCTGTGAGTTTTTCAGTCAAAGTTTCTGTTAGGCTGTCTAGTTACCATACCATGAGTGTTCTCTTTAATTAGAAACTACTACATTTATACATTTAACACCA
This is a stretch of genomic DNA from Pithys albifrons albifrons isolate INPA30051 chromosome 11, PitAlb_v1, whole genome shotgun sequence. It encodes these proteins:
- the KLHL24 gene encoding kelch-like protein 24, with product MVLILGRRLNREDSGIRDSPATKRKVFEMDPKSLSGPEFFDFSSGSSHAESILQIFNEFRDSRLFTDVIICVEGREFPCHRAVLSACSSYFRAMFCNDHRESREMLVEINGIFAEAMDCFLQYVYTGKVKITTENVQYLFETSSLFQISVLRDACAKFLEEQLDPCNCLGIQRFADTHSLKTLFTKCRNFALQTFEDVSQHEEFLELGKDELIDYICSDELVISKEEMVFEAVMRWVYRAVELRRPVLHELLTHVRLPLLHPNYFVQTVEVDQLIQNSPECYQLLHEARRYHILGNEMMSPRTRPRRSTGYSEVIVVVGGCERVGGFNLPYTECYDPVTGEWKSLAKLPEFTKSEYAVCALRNDILVSGGRINSRDVWIYNSQLNIWIRVASLNKGRWRHKMAVLLGKVYVVGGYDGQNRLSSVECYDSFSNRWTEVAPLKEAVSSPAVTSCVGKLFVIGGGPDDNTCSDKVQSYDPDTNSWLLRATIPIAKRCITAVSLNNLIYVAGGLTKAIYCYDPIEDYWMHVQNTFSRQENCGMSVCNGKIYILGGRRENGEATDTILCYDPATGIITGVAAMPRPVSYHGCVTIHRYNEKGFKL